The Triticum aestivum cultivar Chinese Spring chromosome 7B, IWGSC CS RefSeq v2.1, whole genome shotgun sequence genome window below encodes:
- the LOC123161952 gene encoding putative disease resistance protein RGA4: MAAVVATMVVGPLVKIVMEKVSNYLLDQYKVMKGMEEQHEILKRKLPAILDIITDAEQAATHREGVAAWLEAIKKVAYQASEVFDEFKYEALRRQAKKKGHYKELGFHVIVHTIKVLVTEMNAFGFKYQQQPPVSSQLRRKGPANTDPKEIMEIIRKSRANDKSAIVSRLVGQAKNADLTVVPIVGMGGLGKTTLAQLVYKESIIQEHFGLLIWVCASECYDVDSLAKRIVEAAPEKKDGATKAVFEKEKDGRKTSAFKNKDDGTEATAMSRKTLLDNLQNVVSGQKYLLVLDDVWERQVHIWHELKAFLQHGERVSVMKNECALATEEPDKIESVVTTEEPSQSEWLPNTARHLFLSCKDPGKKLNISLESSFPAIQTLLCDSSMSSSLQHLSKYSSLQALQLCSARRTFLLKPKYLHHLRYLDLSRSRFIKALPEDISILYNLQTLNLSGCTSLCELPRQMKYMTALRHLYTHGCPELKSMPRDLRKLTSLQTLTCFVAGSDPNCSNVGELGNLNLGGQLELRNLANVTEVDARAANLVNKELRRLTLTWTFRWNYFGDQNCWRDDKEDARVLQNLKPHDGLHAILINSYGATTFPTWMAMLQNIVQIHLFSCRKLVWLFSGECDTSFAFPNLKELMLKDLVCLKRWWEIDNDGMQGAALMFPLLEKLHISNCVKLKALPGHLTFPKLQNVCIQRCPKLTTTAKSPKLSVLNMEGHEAELFLWVARHMTSLTNLELTSIEHSTDTTSMGAENSLRELVNVKENGNAQDFPLEVLVLRDFKPGVTELCACFVHLQDLSVVRCHELIHWPETLFQGLVSLRKLLIGWCANLTGYAQPSYEPSTSSETSQLLPRLESLTIRSCKNMVELFNVPASLRKMYIYDCSKLESIYGRKLQQGQSISFIRQGSSSIEKLSLYYCDGLTGALYVPPSLKILKIDNCDGLASLEYRYPEFHSLELLELKECKTLESLPERAYSSLRFLAIRDCPGLKTLPASLQQRLGSIQEEHVEARLYRSKPMLLKPKT; encoded by the exons ATGGCCGCAGTGGTGGCCACCATGGTGGTTGGACCACTAGTCAAAATCGTGATGGAGAAGGTGTCCAACTACCTCCTCGACCAGTACAAGGTGATGAAGGGCATGGAGGAGCAACATGAGATTCTGAAGCGCAAACTGCCCGCCATCCTGGACATCATCACCGACGCTGAGCAGGCGGCAACCCACAGAGAAGGCGTAGCAGCCTGGCTCGAGGCCATCAAGAAGGTGGCCTACCAGGCGAGTGAAGTCTTTGATGAGTTCAAGTACGAGGCGCTTCGTCGTCAAGCAAAAAAGAAGGGGCACTACAAGGAGCTTGGCTTCCATGTG ATTGTGCACACCATCAAGGTCTTGGTGACCGAAATGAATGCCTTTGGCTTTAAGTATCAGCAACAACCACCGGTATCCAGTCAGTTGCGGCGGAAGGGTCCTGCTAACACTGACCCAAAGGAAATCATGGAAATCATCAGAAAATCCAGAGCCAATGATAAGAGTGCGATTGTTAGTAGACTAGTTGGGCAAGCTAAAAATGCAGATCTTACAGTTGTTCCCATCGTTGGAATGGGGGGACTCGGGAAGACCACGTTAGCGCAACTTGTTTACAAAGAATCTATAATTCAGGAGCATTTTGGTTTGTTGATATGGGTGTGTGCCTCTGAGTGCTATGATGTGGATTCTCTGGCTAAACGTATAGTTGAAGCAGCTCCTGAGAAGAAGGATGGTGCTACAAAAGCAGTTTTTGAGAAGGAGAAGGATGGTAGAAAAACATCTGCTTTCAAGAACAAGGATGATGGTACAGAAGCAACTGCCATGTCAAGGAAGACACTACTTGATAACCTTCAGAATGTTGTGAGTGGGCAAAAGTACCTCCTTGTATTGGATGATGTCTGGGAACGGCAAGTTCATATTTGGCATGAGCTCAAGGCCTTCCTTCAACATGGTGAGAGGG TTTCGGTAATGAAAAATGAATGTGCCTTGGCAACTGAGGAACCAGACAAGATTGAATCTGTTGTCACAACTGAGGAACCAAGTCAGAGTGAGTGGCTTCCAAACACAGCTCGCCATTTATTTTTGTCATGCAAGGACCCCGGAAAAAAATTAAATATATCTCTAGAGAGCAGCTTTCCAGCCATCCAAACACTTTTGTGTGATAGCTCTATGAGTAGTTCATTGCAACATCTATCAAAATACAGTTCTTTGCAAGCATTACAACTCTGCTCAGCTAGAAGAACATTTTTGCTGAAACCAAAATATCTACATCACCTGAGGTACCTAGATCTCTCAAGAAGTAGATTTATCAAAGCACTTCCTGAAGATATAAGCATTCTATACAACCTTCAAACGCTCAACCTCTCTGGTTGCACATCTCTTTGTGAACTTCCAAGACAAATGAAGTACATGACCGCCTTGCGTCACCTTTACACTCATGGTTGTCCAGAGCTGAAGAGCATGCCAAGAGACCTCCGAAAACTCACATCCCTGCAGACACTTACATGCTTTGTAGCAGGTAGTGACCCTAATTGTAGTAATGTTGGAGAGCTCGGAAATTTGAACCTTGGAGGTCAACTAGAGCTACGTAATCTGGCAAATGTGACAGAAGTGGATGCAAGAGCAGCAAACCTCGTGAACAAGGAGCTAAGAAGATTGACACTAACATGGACCTTTAGATGGAATTATTTTGGAGATCAAAATTGTTGGCGGGATGATAAAGAGGATGCAAGAGTGCTTCAGAATCTCAAACCGCATGACGGACTACATGCCATACTGATAAACTCCTATGGAGCCACCACCTTCCCGACATGGATGGCTATGTTGCAAAACATTGTTCAGATCCATCTTTTCAGTTGTAGAAAACTAGTATGGTTGTTCAGCGGTGAGTGTGATACATCTTTTGCATTTCCAAATCTGAAGGAGCTTATGCTAAAAGATCTTGTTTGTTTGAAGAGATGGTGGGAAATAGATAATGATGGGATGCAAGGAGCGGCGTTGATGTTTCCTCTACTTGAGAAGCTGCATATTAGCAACTGTGTAAAGTTGAAAGCATTGCCAGGACATCTGACCTTCCCTAAGCTCCAGAATGTTTGTATCCAGAGATGCCCAAAGTTGACAACTACAGCTAAATCACCAAAGCTTAGCGTATTGAACATGGAAGGACATGAGGCAGAGTTGTTCTTGTGGGTAGCGAGACATATGACTTCATTGACCAATCTGGAGCTGACTAGCATTGAACATAGTACAGATACAACCTCAATGGGGGCTGAGAATAGTTTGAGGGAATTGGTAAACGTCAAGGAGAATGGGAATGCTCAAGACTTTCCTCTAGAAGTTTTGGTGTTGCGTGACTTTAAGCCAGGTGTAACAGAGCTGTGTGCATGCTTTGTACACCTTCAAGATTTGTCAGTTGTGAGGTGCCATGAGCTCATCCACTGGCCAGAAACATTGTTCCAAGGATTGGTATCCTTGAGGAAACTTCTGATTGGGTGGTGCGCTAATTTGACTGGATATGCACAACCTTCTTATGAGCCATCAACATCATCAGAAACCAGTCAGCTCCTGCCACGTCTAGAGTCTCTGACGATAAGGAGTTGTAAAAACATGGTTGAGCTCTTCAACGTCCCTGCATCACTCAGGAAAATGTACATTTATGATTGCAGTAAGCTTGAGTCCATATATGGCAGGAAGCTGCAGCAGGGACAGTCAATATCATTCATTCGTCAAGGGTCATCCAGTATAGAAAAATTATCATTATACTACTGTGATGGCTTAACAGGGGCCCTCTATGTTCCCCCGTCCCTCAAGATACTCAAAATTGATAATTGCGATGGGTTGGCATCTCTGGAATACCGCTATCCCGAGTTCCATTCCTTGGAGTTACTCGAGCTTAAGGAGTGCAAGACCCTGGAATCCCTACCGGAACGAGCATACTCATCTCTTCGGTTTCTTGCCATTAGAGACTGCCCTGGTCTGAAGACGCTGCCTGCAAGCCTGCAGCAACGCCTTGGCAGCATCCAGGAGGAACACGTAGAAGCCCGTCTTTATAGAAGTAA ACCTATGCTGCTGAAGCCCAAGACATGA